The following are from one region of the Falco biarmicus isolate bFalBia1 chromosome 1, bFalBia1.pri, whole genome shotgun sequence genome:
- the FOXN4 gene encoding forkhead box protein N4, with translation MIESDIPSIMSGIIRNSGQNHHPSQEYRLLASDPSQLSEDDLPSDLQSLSWLTSVDVPRLQQMASGRMDFSLGAQNAMLQQTGPVASNMRSTGAPGAMIHVQASLPQGILGLNSISTHGANMSQYAVGGQPSPSLQTQQQLFPPPHSQQVFALAQNTQQCNPAAIYNTPYGTQPPYSQPRLAPHSAQELHPKHYPKPIYSYSCLIAMALKNSRTGSLPVSEIYSFMKEHFPYFKTAPDGWKNSVRHNLSLNKCFEKVENKMSGTSRKGCLWALNPAKIDKMEEEMQKWKRKDLAAIHRSMANPEELDKLITDRPENCRRPSKQAESEISTLNHMAAAQGRISISQLQPQPIMTLSLQSIPLHHQIQTQARIAPDSPAPAQTPPLHTLPDMSHSPLPHHPMGRAPPDFLNMTTDMNTEVDALDPSIMDFALQGNLWEEMKDDSFSLDTLGAFSNSPLHLSDCDLGTPGLTPVSSGSDHSFSDLQVTGLYTTYTTLDNVAAAQYMNSQGNKPIALL, from the exons ATGATAGAAAGTGATATCCCGTCCATAATGTCAGGAATCATTAGGAATTCAGGGCAAAATCACCACCCTTCACAGGAGTACAG ACTCTTAGCTTCTGACCCCTCCCAGCTGAGTGAAGATGACCTCCCCAGTGACTTACAGTCCTTGTCGTGGCTGACATCTGTTGATGTGCCTCGGTTACAACAGATGGCCAGTGGAAGAATGGATTTTAGCCTTGGTGCCCAGAATGCAATGCTACAACAGACAG GTCCTGTGGCAAGCAATATGCGCTCGACAGGAGCACCTGGAGCGATGATTCATGTCCAGGCCAGCCTGCCACAGGGAATCCTGGGTCTGAATTCTATTTCAACACACGGAGCAAAT ATGAGCCAGTATGCTGTGGGTGGGCAGCCGTCCCCCAGTTTACAAACACAGCAACaactctttcctcctcctcattcACAGCAAGTGTTTGCCCTAGCACAGAACACACAACAG TGTAACCCGGCAGCAATTTACAACACACCCTATGGGACTCAGCCACCCTATTCTCAGCCACGCCTGGCTCCTCACTCTGCCCAAGAACTGCATCCAAAGCATTACCCCAAGCCGATCTATTCCTATAG TTGTTTGATTGCAATGGCGCTGAAGAACAGCAGAACAGGCAGTCTCCCAGTGAGTGAGATCTACAGCTTCATGAAGGAGCACTTCCCCTACTTCAAG ACAGCTCCTGATGGCTGGAAGAACTCTGTGCGCCACAACCTGTCTCTGAATAAGTGTTTTGAGAAGGTGGAGAACAAGATGAGTGGCACTTCTCGCAAAGGGTGCCTGTGGGCTCTCAATCCTGCCAAGATTGACAAGATGGAAGAGGAGATGCAGAAGTGGAAGCGGAAGGATTTAGCTGCTATTCACAGGAGCATGGCTAACCCAG AGGAGCTAGACAAGCTGATCACTGACAGACCTGAGAACTGCAGGCGGCCCAGCAAACAGGCAGAGTCGGAGATCTCCACCCTGAACCACATGGCAGCAGCCCAAGGCCGAATCTccatctcccagctgcagcctcagccGATCATGACGCTCTCGCTGCAGTCCATCCCCCTGCATCACCAGATTCAGACCCAGGCTCGCATCGCCCCAGACTCACCAGCACCTGCACAAACACCTCCTCTCCACACTCTGCCTGACATGAGCCACAGCCCTCTTCCCCACCATCCCATGGGACGCGCGCCTCCGGACTTCCTGAACATGACAACAGACATGAACACAGAGGTGGATGCCCTTGACCCAAGCATTATGGATTTTGCATTGCAAG GTAATTTATGGGAGGAAATGAAAGACGACAGCTTCAGCCTTGATACCCTGGGTGCCTTCAGCAACTCTCCGCTCCACCTCTCAGACTGTGACCTGGGCACCCCCGGCCTCACCCCTGTCTCCAGTGGCAGTGATCACTCCTTCTCAGACTTGCAGGTCACCGGCCTTTATACCACCTACACGACACTGGACAACGTAGCGGCAGCTCAGTACATGAACTCCCAGGGCAACAAACCCATCGCTCTGCTCTGA